From Rhodamnia argentea isolate NSW1041297 chromosome 10, ASM2092103v1, whole genome shotgun sequence, a single genomic window includes:
- the LOC115742033 gene encoding uncharacterized protein LOC115742033 — protein sequence MASVEMSRVDLELGETHRHHVGSSDDDDDESVCFSDADDGSGSCYSQFYSTAGGSYDEYAFSCVLDVDCDAEAGSGRPSSASDCSVVAEGGGREVRVHLARVEREMDCRICHLGLESSRHESGAPIQLGCSCKGDLGAAHKNCAEAWFKIKGNKTCEICNSIARNVAGVNEVEPAEQLTNEVDNPTAASAVPATTPTLLPSETRNFWQGHRFLNLLLACMVFAFVISWLFHFNVPSS from the exons ATGGCCTCCGTCGAAATGTCCCGCGTCGATTTGGAGCTCGGCGAAACCCACCGCCACCACGTCGGAAgcagcgacgacgacgacgacgagagCGTCTGTTTCTCCGACGCCGACGACGGCAGTGGCTCGTGCTACTCCCAGTTCTACTCCACCGCCGGAGGGTCCTACGACGAGTACGCCTTTTCCTGCGTGCTGGACGTGGACTGCGACGCTGAGGCCGGGTCTGGGAGGCCATCGTCGGCGTCGGATTGCTCGGTGGTGGCcgagggaggagggagggaggtgaGGGTGCACTTGGCgagagtggagagagagatggattgCAGGATTTGCCATTTAGGGCTGGAGAGCAGCCGCCACGAATCCGGGGCTCCGATCCAATTGGGCTGTTCTTGCAAGGGCGATTTGGGTGCTGCCCACAAGAATTGTGCAGAGGCCTGGTTCAAGATCAAGGGAAACAA AACCTGCGAGATCTGCAACTCCATTGCACGGAATGTTGCTGGCGTGAATGAGGTAGAGCCGGCTGAGCAGTTGACCAATGAGGTTGACAATCCTACAGCCGCCTCGGCCGTCCCGGCCACCACCCCAACGTTGTTGCCTTCGGAGACCCGGAACTTCTGGCAGGGCCACCGCTTCTTGAATCTGCTGCTTGCTTGCATGGTATTCGCCTTTGTCATATCGTGGCTATTCCACTTCAACGTGCCGTCGTCGTAG